CAGCGATCAGATCCAACTCATCCTCGGTGGTGACAAAAGGTGGGGAGATCGTCAAAATGTTTGCAAACCCCGGCACGGTATCGCCGTTCTTGCCAATCAGAATGCCGTCCCTTTTACAGCTGGCGAGTACCTTCATTACTTTATCCGCCTCCGCAGGAGAACCATCTGCTTCAATCAATTCAATGCCAAAGGCGAATCCGAATGAACGGATATCCCCCACAATGGACAGCTCCAGCAAAGGTTCCAGCTTCTCACGAAGCAGGTATCCCAGTTCTTCCGCCCGGCTGACCAGATTCTCTCGTTCCAGAATCTCCAGATTCGCCAGTGCCACCCGGCAGGATACCGGATTCCCGCCAAATGTATTCACATGGCGAAAGTGGGCATCCGGTCCGGGTTCCCGGAACGTGTCGTACAGATCGGCTCGCACCGCCGTTGCTGATAGCGGCGAATACGCACTGGTCATGCCTTTTGCCATCGTCACAATATCTGGCTGTACGCCATAGTTCTGATGACCAAACTTCTGCCCAGATCGGCCAAAACCGCAGATTACCTCATCTACAATGAGCAGCACGCCATAGCGCTGACAGATCTCTTGCACGGTACGCATATAATCCGGTGGGGGTACAATCATGCCGCCCCCTGTGATCACCGGCTCCATAATTACTGCGGCAACCGTCTCAGGACCTTCCCAACGAATCACCTCTTCATAGATGGTTGCACATTCGAGTCCGCATCCATCCTTTTTTCGTCCAAACGGACAGCGGTAACAATACGGTGGTGGAACATGAGAGAAACCTACGCCGAGTGGCTCGTATTTGATCTTGCGGGCAGCTTGCCCAGTGGCGCCCAGCGCGCCCATGGAGTTACCGTGATAGGCACGGTGACGGGAGATGAATTTGTGACGAGTAGGTTCACCATTCTGATGGTGATACTGACGGGCTATTTTGAAAGCCACCTCATTCGCATCTGAACCTGAGTTGGAGAAGAATATTCGATACTCCCCCTCAAGCCATTCATTCAGCTTCTCCGCCAGCAAAATTGCCGGTTCGTGACTCTGCGTCATCGGTACATAAGCGAGTGCTTTCATCTGTTCGTAGGCATTCCGCGCAATCTCCTCACGGCCGTGCCCCACATTCACACACCACAGTCCAGACATCGCATCCAGATAACGCGTACCATCCTGATCGGTGATCCAACTGCCCTCCCCACTCACTGCAATCATCGGATGATCGTTATGAGGCGAGATGTGATGCCATACGTATTTGCGATCCTTCTCCAGCCATTCTTCCTTCGTACTGCCAAGCGGCTGAGGCTGCTGATCTACAGAACTCATTCGTCATCCTCCTTCTATAAGCTGATCCAATATGCTTTACACATGCCCACTCCGATTGCAGTACCATCTTCCGATCGCTGTTATCCCCAGATTTTCTAGATTCATTTTTCCTTAAGGAAAAATCCGGGGATAAAGGCGCACGCTTCGCTTCCTCAGATTGGTTCTGCACTCTTCGTTCTCGTGTAAATGTTCGTCCACGCTTATTTCACCGCTTCTTCATAGATGCTTTTCTCCAGCGCTTCATCCAGGTTGGCCGCTTTTTTGATCAAACCATAATTCAGTGCAATATCCGCAGTCCGGGTAAATGACTCATCCACAAAGCTACCGACCTGCTGCTCCGTAAATCCTTCCGGGCGAATCAGCTTCGCAATCTCTTCCAGCATCGTGACCTGATGCTCACGAGTCGTACTGCCATCCGTCACATTACTCATCACGATATCCACCGTCTCATCCTGTTGATCAATGGCGTAGTTCCAGCCTTTCAAAATGGCACGGGTCACTTTGACCGCAAGCTCACGGTTGCTGTCTACCCAATCCTTTTTGGCAATCAGAGTGTCCTCCAGCATGCCAACACCGGCATCTTCAATGTTGAACACATCCAGATCGGATTCTTTCATTCCACTTTCCAGCACCACGTGATATTCGTTATAGATCGTTGCCGTCGCCACATCTACCTGATCGTTGAAAAACTGATCCATCGTGAACCCCTGCTTCACCAGTTCAATATCCTTCTTCGGATCCAGGCCATTCTTCTCCATGAACGCGAGCACCTGAAACTGCTGACTGCCAAACCAGGTACTGACCTTCTTACCTTTCATCTCAGCGGGATCAGTAATACCTAGGGACTTCTTGGCAATCAAGCGATAACTGCTCTTCTGTGAGATCTGGGCAAGCGAGACAAGCGGCAGACCGTTATCCCGGCTGACCAGCAAACTGTCTACACCCGTGATCCCCACATCGGCCGCACCATTGACTACCTGCTGCTCAATCACGATATCCGGCCCACCTGGAATAATCTCGGCATCAATGCCTTCATCTGCAAAAAAACCTTTCTCCTTCGCTGCATAAATCCCGGCAAATTGCGCCTGCGGCACCCATTTCAGTTGAATTTTCACTTTGGTTAAGGGTTGATCTGCTTCGCCCGCCCCTCCTGAACTCGCAGCAACAGGCTCAGCCGCCGGCTCGGACTTCGTAGAACATGCGCCCAACATCGTAACAACCAACAGGACCAATACCAGCAAACCCGGCTTCAACGTTTTGTACATGTACAGAACAACCCCCTGTTTATATACGATTTATCAAGCATCAGTCCGTGTTCAAAAAGTCTGCTTTTCAGTACCGTGGACTTTTTGAACAACCTCTATCAGGTATTACGATCTATGGATGGTTGATACCCTGATGTATGTTAGTGATCTGTGCGTGCACGATTCCACGGAATGAGTCGTTTTTCTGCCAGGACAACTGCTTCATACAACACAATGCCGAGCGCGGCTGCGATGACAATGCAGGACCAGGCCAAAGGCATGTTCGCCAGTCGAATCTGATCCGAGAGCAAGTACCCCAGCCCTTGGGAGGCGATGAAAAATTCACCCACAATGGCCCCGATAATACTGGTCGACATGTTGATCTTCAGACCGGCAAAGAGGGAAGGCAGGGCATGAGGCAGTCTCAGCTTCCAAAAAAACTGCATCCTGCTCGCGGCAAGGCCACTCAGCAGATCACTGTACTGCGGCTGAATGGAAGTCAGTCCTTTGAACAGGCTAACAGCCATCGCTGCCATCGTAATCACCGTGACGACTGCAATACGCGACCAGATCCCGTCTCCGAACCAATTGTTCATAATCGGGGCAAGAGCCACGATCGGAACGGCGTTCAGTGCAGACAAAACCGTAACCGCCGCCCTACCGCTTGTTGGGAAGAATGATGCGCCCGCTGCCGCCAGAGCACCCAACAGGGAGCCGAGCAGGAAGCCACCCAGCATTTCGGTTCCGCTGTACATCGCATATCGAAAGAGCATATTGGCATTTTCCTGAATGGATACCGCAATCGCGGAAGGCACGGGCAGTTGGTAGCTTTCCAGCGAGAATATCCAATGAAACAACCTGAGCTGCCAGAGGGTGAGAAACAACCCACCCGCACCCCAAGGAAGCATACTCAGTGCAACCGATCGTCCGCGAACGCCAGGGCCTGATCTGACCTTTTCGGCTTGTCCCTGTTGTCCATGAATTTCCGAACCTGGAACAGTCGTCATCTGTGAACCAGAGAGGGGCGTAGCCGCGCCAGTTACAGTAGCAATAGCCACACCTTCATCACGCTTCCGTTGCAAAACTCTACCTTCACTCATGTGGCATCGCCTCCTTTGGCCCTGAATTCAGGCTGCCAAGGGGTTAGCCAACGTTCAGCCAGACTGATGGCCAGATACGAGATCAGGCCAATGCCAATGCTAAGCATGATGGTGGCCCAGAACATGCCAACTTGGGCATGGCCGTAATATAACGAACTGACCATCAGGACGCCGAGCCCGTCGGGGGCGCCCATCAATTCCACAACGATGGAGGAGGTCACCGCCAGCGGAGCGGCTATTTTCATACCAGAAAATAGTCCCGGCAGTGCTGAGGGTAGCAGACATTTGATATATCGTGCAGTCAGTGAAGCTCCACAGGAACGCATAAGTTCCAGATGCTCTGGTGCTGCACTTTTCAATCCTTTTAATGTATGGATGATGATCGGGAAGAAAGTAACATACGCCGCCATAACAATCCGCGCCCACTCCGCGTTGTGAATGATGCCGTACACGATTGGTGCGAGACCAATAACCGGAACCATCTGTGAGGAGACAACATATGGCGATAACGTGCGCTCCAGCCAGATAGCCCCACTCATGAGTAGAGCCAGACCCAGACCAAGCAACGTTCCCCCTGCAAAACCAATGGCGGCATTGCCAAACGTGACAGCCCCCTGCTCTGCCAGCGTACCCGAGTAACGAAACAAGGCTACAAGGACATCATGCAGATAAGGAAGGCGAGACGCCGCCTGCTGGGGTGACAGGAACAATTGGAGCATCCAGGCGGCTGCTTCCCACAGTACCAATACGGCCATAATCCAGATGACGACCCAGGATCGATATCCTGGCTTAAAGAACCGCAGAGACATGAGATTCATCACGCTCCTCGTAGAAGCAATTGCGAATGGTTGTGATCATGTGGTAGAAGGCTTCCGTTTCTCTCAGTTCACTATGACGTTCGGAAGGCAGATTGACGGAATGAATGGAATGTACTTGCCCCGGATGTGCCGAGAGCACGATGATCCGGTCGGACAGAAATACGGCTTCGGGGATGCTGTGTGTGACAAAGAGGAAGGTCTTGCCTGTTGAGCGCTTGATCTCAAGCAGCTCCAATTGAAGTTTTTCTTTGGTGAATTCGTCCAAGGCGGAAAAGGGTTCATCCATGAGCAGCAATGGCGGATCAAGCGCAAGCGCACGTGCAATGGATACACGTTGCTGCATTCCTCCACTGAGTTGCCATGGATAATGGTCTGCGAAGCGGGTTAACCCTACCATTTCAAGCAGTTCACCGCTAATGCGGCGGCACTCCTTACGGCGGGTGCCGAGCAGCTCCAAAGGCAATTCCACATTGTGACGAACGGTGCGCCAATCGAACAAGGCGGGTGTCTGAAAGACAATGCCGAACTGTCGCTGTAGTCGAGCCCGCTCAGGCTCCTGACCTGCAATGCGTACGGTGCCTGAGGTGGGCTGAAGCAAATCACCTACCAGCCGGAGCAAGGTCGACTTGCCACAGCCGGAAGGGCCCAGCAGGGAGACAAACTCATTGGACTGGATCTGGAATGTAACATCCGACAAGGCAGTCACTTGTTGTGTACCTGTACCAAAAACAACGGACACATGATCTACATCAATATGGCAGGCTTCGGGGACTGTCGCTGAGGATATGGAGGACATGGGCATTCTCCTTTGTGGGAAGTTGTTTTCATTGCACACCAAGGCTGAATGGGAGGTTTATATACACAAACGTAACAGGTTTTGCTTGTTAGATAATACTATATCGCTTTGGGCGGGGATTACATTATACAGTGTGTTTTGAGTATGGGCCTGTTCATGTTACACAATGTAAAATGAAATGGATTCTCAGATACATATATGTGAGTTTTCTTCATAGATAGCTAACATACATTTCACCTAACAACAAGCGCACGATCATTTGTATTTATTGATTAAATATTCGGAAAATATGACATATGCCCTCGTATTTTTGCTCATTTTCTTGTATAAAGATTGAATAGACGTACAAGGACTTCCACCTCCACGTGAGTCAACGCTCCTGAATGATGAAGGCGGTATCACTATTCGGATTAATCACCACGCAGGTTGGATTCCTCTGTCACATATCACTTTGAAAATCACATATATAGGTCTATCCAAGGATCAGTAGAACGAAGCTTTCAAATCCAGAAATCGGGGTGGTCATGATGTTTGATTGGCTGGGATGGAGAAAAGGATTGCCGCTGTGGCGATCGTATCGGTTGAACGCACATATAAAGGAAGATGTGGAACAGATTTTTGAGGGGATTGCCGAAACGAGACGGCAGCTTATGATGGACTGGGCAGATGAACAATGGAATCACCTGGATCGTTTGCTTCAACAGATACAGTCGGTCCAATTACAGGATGTATTACAAGGTTCACAGCAACTAAGCAAACTAGATGCATGGTTTCAATCCAGTTATATTCGAGCCGTAGACAGTACGGAGCTATTCATGCTGAACGAACAGAATCAGGTGGTACTCTCTACATATAAGAAACATATTGGACAGATCTATGAAGATTACGAAGCTTTGATTGGACCAGGATTGAAGTACTCCCGAGCAGATATTCATGGGAAAAAGTGTTTGTATGGCCCATATTCCGATCCACTGACGTTGGATATTGGTCCACGCTCGTCCGCTTTTCACGATGATGTCACCTTGCTGTTTATCTCCCCAATCCTGCAGGAAGGTCGATATGTCGGTTCATTATGCAGCCGTGTTCCCGGGGATGTACTCGGTGACCTGATCCAACGAGAATCAGGTCATATCTATCCCGATTCCGGTGACAATTACCTCTTTATGGCTGAGTCGATATTACGGCCCCATCTGCAACCCGGCACCGCCTTATCCCGAAGTCGATTCGAAGACCGTACCTTTACACATGGAGAAAATCTCAAAGATGGCGTCACCACCGAATGGGGTATCGTTTCCGTCAAGGAGCATACCGAACTGGAACTCATGTTCACTGATCCGTCGACCGGAGAACTACACCCCGGAGTAGCAAACACCATTCAGAATGGTTCCAATCTGTTTGTAGCCTTTCCCGGCTACTCGGATTATCGCCATATTTCTGTGATCGGCAAAGGTATCACCTTCCAGCTGCCACACTGTCCTGATCGCTGGGGCATGATGTGTGAAGGGGATCTGGAGGAAGTGTATCGGATACGAAGCATCGGCTGGCGCCAGTTCAAGCAACACAGTCTCTTCACGCTTTTGTCAGGCGTTGCAGGAGCAGCTCTTGTCTATGCCTTCACTGGTAGTGGTTGGAGCGCGACAGCAATGGCCGCTTTTAACGTGTTATTTGGATTCTTCACTGCATTACAGCTGCATCGTAGCCAATATCAACGAGTTCATGAAGACTTGCGTCGCATCAGCCGATTTATTCGAATTAACGCCGAAGGCAGGGGTGATCTGACCCAGCGCCTGAACACGTCTGCTTTTGCCCAAGATGAATCAGGTGAACTGGCGAAGTGGATCAACAACATGATTGATTCTCTCGAAGGCATTATGCTGAAGGTACAACTTGCCACGGTAGACGTTATGGACAACCAGTATCAGATGCGAACCTCAACAGAGACAACCCAAGGCACGACTGAACGTGTGAACCACAAGCTTGGTTCGATGATTCAGGCCATTCGTACCCAACTGGAAGATCTTGACCAGGCCAAGATCGCTGCTGATCACATGCGCATAACGCTGCAACAACTGGAGACCTCTGCTACCGAACAGATCAGCGTGGCCCAGCAGGAAGTGGAACGAATCGGCGACAAAATGACCCAAATCTCAGGAGCGGTATCCGATACTAACCGTACCATCCTGTCCTTCATGGATACCATGAAAGAGATTTACCGTGCACTGGCTGTCATTGATGAAATTTCAGCTCAGACCAACCTGCTGGCTCTGAATGCTACAATTGAAGCCGCACGCGTAGGCGAACATGGCCAAGGGTTCTCGGTCGTGGCAGGGGAAATCCGCAAGCTAGCCGAGTTATCCCGCTCTTCAACTGAAAATATTCATCAGATTCTGGACCGAATCTCAACGGCAGCAGGAGCGGCATCTCAATTAATCACAGAGGGTGATCAGGTACTGGCTGAAGGAACAACACTGGTTCAGGCCGCTTCGCAACTTCTGCAAAATGCTACCGCTGAAGAACCTGAACGCACACAAGTCGTGGATCAAGTGGTCATGCTGATGGAGAATATTGCTGCAATCAGCCATCAAAATCGGGCGACATCTGCTGAGGTAGAAGCAGAGATGATGGAGCTGATCCGTGATATGTTGCAGGTTCAGCATTCTTCGCATAATGTGGAAGCCATTACGGTCTTTCTGCAACAACTCGTGGGACAATTCCATCTGAATCACCCCGCCAAAAATGCTGTCATCTGACGTCATCGTTGACGCGGATTGGAGAAATAGCTAAAATTTGATGCAACTGTTCCTTTTGAAATTGTCGTATCATTTATAATAGAAGATTTCCAATCTGAACCGATGAAAGGGTGGTCTGCATGGAACTGCTTCAGGATTCATTTGGCCGGATACATGACTACATCCGTATTTCTGTTACGGACCGCTGTAATTTACGCTGTGTGTATTGCATGCCCGCAGAGGGTATGGAGTTTGCTCCACATGATGAGATTATGAGCTACGAAGAGATCGCACAGGTGCTGAAGGTGCTTGCTCCGATGGGCATGCGCAAAGTCCGACTCACCGGGGGCGAACCGTTGGTACGGAAGGATCTGCACAAGCTCGTCAGCATGATCTCCGCAATTGACGGGATTGACGATATTGCCCTGACTACCAATGCTCTTCTACTGGACAAACAAGCTCAGGCGTTGAAAGATGCTGGGTTAAACCGGATTAACATCAGTCTGGATTCCCTGCGCGCTGATCGCTTCTCCATGATTACCCGCGGTGGAGATGTGAACAAGGTGCTGAAAGGCATTGAAGCTGCAACAGCTGCTGGCCTTGCTCCGATCAAGCTGAATGTTGTGCTGATGAAGGGTATCAACGATGATGAGATCAAGGATTTTATTGCTATGACGATTGATCAACCTCTTCATGTGCGTTTTATTGAATATATGCCGATTGGACAGGCTTCGGATTCATGGCGCAAATCTTATTTGCCGCTGGAAGCCGTGACTGATGTATGTGCTGAAGCAGGCTGGACGGTAGAAAATACAACAGGCCCTGCGGGCAATGGCCCATCACGCAATATGAAAATTGCGGGCTCCGAAGGCACATTTGGATTGATTCATCCCGTGAGCGATCACTTCTGTGACAACTGCAACCGACTTCGGTTGACCGCTGACGGACATATCAAAGCCTGCCTCTACTGGTCCGATGAGTATAATGTTCGCCGCTTCGTGGATGATCCGCATGCCATGGCGGCACTTTTCCTCAAAGCGCTGGGTACGAAACCAAAGAATCATGAGATGGCTCTGGCTTTGGAACAAAAAATGCAATCGCACACGCCGACGGTACGCCGCATGTCCCAGATTGGCGGATAACAACAGTACGCAATATAACTCAACCGCGTATTCCTGCATATGGATATATATCTGTACCGTCAGGATGACCTCTTCACACAACGGAAGAGGTAACGCTGGCGCAGTGACCCCTTACGTGAATCAGCATTCATAACGTGAAGTGGAGCGTGTCACAAGGAATAGGCGAATACCCCAAGCAGACAAGAACATGATGTTCTTGTCTGCTTTTTCGTTATATTTTCATAAATTTCTGAAAAACTCCAATTCCCCTGTTTCAATTGTTGAAAATTTAATTAATATACGTTATGCCCTTGTTGGGTCTTCAAGATCAACCTCATTCTGACGATGTATACAATACATCTAGATGATACATATACATTATAGGAGCTGAACCTTATTGAACATCGTTGAAGCACTCGTTGCAGCAAGTCCATATTTTAAAATTATGCTGAAAGAACACGATATCATGATTGCGGTAACCGACACGGAGAAGTTCTGGTATTATGTTCCCAGCAACGAACTCGATCTGGGCATCAAGGCTGGAGACCCCGTTTCCCTCGATGACCCTACACTACGCCGGGCACTTATACATGGGGAAACTTCAGCGAACCGTATTGATGCGAAATTCTATGGCACATCAATCAACTCGGCGGCCACCCCACTTCGGGATGAACAAGGAAATATCGTGGGCACACTTGCCATTGGTTTCTCTCTTCAGAACGAGGAAAAACTGGAGTACTTCACTGAATTGATCGGCGGTATCAGCGGAAAATTAACAGATATGGTGCAGACGGTAGCCGCCCAATCCGAGCAATTGACGGCATCTTCCACGCAGATTTTGGATAATACCCGCATGGCTGTGCAGAACTCAGGCGAAGTGAACAAAGTCGCCGCATTCATCCGTGAAATCTCAGAACAGACCAATCTGCTCGGCCTGAATGCAGCCATCGAAGCGGCCCGAGCAGGTGAAGCAGGCGCCGGATTCAGCGTCGTTGCATCTGAAGTGCGTAAACTTTCTACAGGTACCAAAGAAGCTACGGTGAATATCGAACGTTCCTTGAAGGATGTTCAGCATTCCATTCAGCAGATGGAGCAGGAGATCACATCCATCTCACAGTCTAGCAATCAACAAGCGGTGCTGGTAACCGAGTTCAGCGAGGTCATTGATCAGTTGAACAGTGTAAGCCGTGATCTGAAAGTGTTTATTGAATCCATGTTGCTGAAGGCGGAATAGATCCGATTACGATGAGCTTAACTCAAATGACTAACCATATATAAGAGACGCAATACCGATGCATTATCGAGCACTACATATTCCTACTCAATAACTAATTCAACAGGCTATGCTGATTACCAAATTCAGCATCCACATTGAACTCTCCGTGCGATTAACGTCACGGGGAGTTTTTTTATTTTAACAAGTTGTGCCAGCCGCATCACGGTCCTTCTATGAATAGATGAGCTTCCACAGCATCATACACGCAAGCCCAACCATGACCACAGCGGAGAACCGATTAAACACCAGACTGATGCGTCCAGTTCGATCCGTTCTGCCAATCACCCTGCCTGCGCCTGCAAGTCCCAAGAACCATATCCACGATACAGCCGCGGCTGTTAGGGCAAAATAAATGCGCTCCACCCCTTCATACTGAAGTGAACTGGTGCCAATCACGGCAACCATATCCAGCAGAGCATGAGGATTGAGTAAAGATACCGATGCGGCAAACGCAATCTGTCGCCCTGCTGACATTACCGTTTGCGAACCTTCCACAGATTCGGACGACCTCCAAATACTCCATGCCATATATAGCAGAAACAAGCTTCCTACTGCATACATCACATTCGCTAGCAATGGCCATTGCAGCAAAATGAGCGACACCCCTCCAACGGCTGCCCCGATCAACAGCGTATCACTGACCCCTGCCGTTATTACAACAGGCAGAGCATCAATGTAACGTCTTTGTCTCATGCCTTGGTTAAAAATAAATACATTCTGCACACCCAGTGGCAAGATCAGGCCAAACGCCAGAACCACTGCATGAATAACAACCTCCATTGTTCTTCCCCCTTATCTCTGTCCTCCATAGTAGGACAGATGATGGCCTACGTAACCAACCACTTGGATGGCATCAGACCCAACCAAATGATATAGTGTTTGTTACAAAGATAAACGGAGGTGACTCTGCCAGTTATGGAACGTTCTGATTCTCGGCTAAACATGGGGTGGAAGCCGAATCCCTCTCTCGACTTGCCCTTGTATCGCCAGATTGAAGCCTATGTTCGGCAGAAAATCACAACGGGCGAATGGTCAGCAGGATATCGTCTCCCCTCACAGCGAATATGGGCTGAGTCCATGGGCGTAAACCGCAGTACATTGGTCACTGCCCTTGATAATCTGGCCGCCGCTGGTCTGATTGAAGGCAGACATGGCGGGGGAACTTATATTTCCGGCTCCGGTTGGCATGGCATAGCTCATGGAGCGACGCCCAACTGGAATGAAGCCATTGAGGAGGGCTGGTATTATCCCAACCTGCCCGAGATCCAGCAGATTAATCAGGCTGAATTCAGGCCTGGCATCATACGGCTCGGTACAGGGGAGCTTGCCCCGGAGCTGATGCCTCAGGATGCTTTTAGCGATATTCTACACTCCCTGTCCCAGCGTTCTCGTACACTCAACTACCTGGAACCTCAAGGAAGCCTGGAGCTTCGTGAGGCTTTGTCCGTCCATTTGCAGGCTACTGGCATTCAAGCCTCTCCAGATTCCATACTGATCGTATCGGGTTCTCTTCAGGCACTGCATTTGATTTCGGTCGGACTGCTCCCTCGCGGATCAGCGGTTCTGCTGGAAAAACCGTCGTATCTCTATTCGATTCACGCCTTTCAGTCAGCAGGGTTGAAAATGAGTGGTATCCCGATGGATAACGAAGGCGTACACATTGCACGTCTGGAGGACGCGGCGCAGCATGTCAAAGATCAAGATCACATCTCGCTTCTCTATACGATCCCGAGCTTTCACAATCCCACTGGCTCTGTCATGAGTGATCACCGCCGGGAAGAACTCATGTACACCGCTCGAACATTAGGCATCTCCATACTGGAGGATGCCGCTTACAGTGATCTGTGGTTGGATAAACCTCCTCCGTCATCGCTGAAGGCGCGTGACCAGGAAGGACGGGTGCTGCATATGGGCACCCTGTCAAAGGCAGTCAGTCCTGGACTGCGCCTCGGATGGCTGGTTGGGCCAGAGCCGGTCATTCGCCGTCTCGCCGATATCAAGATGCAGACCGATTATGGTACCAGTTCACTCGCCCAAGAAGCTTCTGCCCTGTGGTTCGCAGAAGGACATCACGCTGGACATATGGAACGCCTTCGCCCTGAACTACGCAGACGCAGAGATACCATGCTGGAGCTGCTTCAACGTCACTTTCATGGTATTGCGGAGTGGGAAATACCCGCTGGTGGATTTTACATCTGGCTGCAATTCACCGTATCCCCTCTCTCTATCCGCCAATTGTTCCATACCTGTCTGGAGCAAAATGTACTAATCCACCCGGGCTATCTGTATGACCGCTTGGACGCAAGTCACATTCGGCTGTCTTACGCCTATGCTTCCCCTGATGAGATGGAACGTGGACTACAATGCCTGGCAGAGGCCGTCCACAGACTTATAGACTCTAGCTCCTGACTTCGACGAATACTGTTTCCTGATTTCACCACAAAAAAACAGCCTTGACCTGGAAGGACCATGTCCTTCAGATCAAGGCTATTCGCGTAAGTTTCGTAAGTTTGTCCGAATACCAGTACGGGCAAATACCAGCTGCGCTGCGGGATACCTTTGAATGTTTTACCCTTTGACCGCACCCTCCGCAATCCCCTCCATGATAAACTTCTGGAAGAACGCATAGATCAGAATAACTGGAATCGCAGTCAGTACCAGGGAGGACAGAATCAACGGCCATTCCTTGTTATATTCACCAAACAGCATGTTCGTGGACAGAATCAGCGTATAACGATTCACATCGGTCAACATGAGCAGTGGCAGCAAGAAGTCATTCCAGATCCACAGGAAGTCCAGAATTGCGATGGTGACTGTGATCGGAAGCAGCAGCGGGAAGATAATCTGGAAGAACGTCTGGAACTCATTACATCCGTCAATCTGAGCCGACTCCTCCAATTCACGCGGAATGGACTTCACAAACCCGTGATAGAGGAAGATTGCCATGTTCACACCAAGCCCGATATAGATCAGGGCCAATCCGTACGTGCTTCCTTGCACCCCCATGCCTTTGGCTACCCGTGTCAGCGGAATCATGATTGAGTGGAACGGTACCAGCATGGATGCAACAAACAGGAAGAAGATCAGGTTGCTCAAGCGGCCTGAGGTACGTGACAACTTGTATCCCGCAAGTGAGGCACAGAAGACGATTCCCCCGATCCCCAGAAAGGA
This Paenibacillus xylanexedens DNA region includes the following protein-coding sequences:
- a CDS encoding aspartate aminotransferase family protein, whose protein sequence is MSSVDQQPQPLGSTKEEWLEKDRKYVWHHISPHNDHPMIAVSGEGSWITDQDGTRYLDAMSGLWCVNVGHGREEIARNAYEQMKALAYVPMTQSHEPAILLAEKLNEWLEGEYRIFFSNSGSDANEVAFKIARQYHHQNGEPTRHKFISRHRAYHGNSMGALGATGQAARKIKYEPLGVGFSHVPPPYCYRCPFGRKKDGCGLECATIYEEVIRWEGPETVAAVIMEPVITGGGMIVPPPDYMRTVQEICQRYGVLLIVDEVICGFGRSGQKFGHQNYGVQPDIVTMAKGMTSAYSPLSATAVRADLYDTFREPGPDAHFRHVNTFGGNPVSCRVALANLEILERENLVSRAEELGYLLREKLEPLLELSIVGDIRSFGFAFGIELIEADGSPAEADKVMKVLASCKRDGILIGKNGDTVPGFANILTISPPFVTTEDELDLIAGSLLVALRSLDAG
- a CDS encoding ABC transporter substrate-binding protein, which encodes MYKTLKPGLLVLVLLVVTMLGACSTKSEPAAEPVAASSGGAGEADQPLTKVKIQLKWVPQAQFAGIYAAKEKGFFADEGIDAEIIPGGPDIVIEQQVVNGAADVGITGVDSLLVSRDNGLPLVSLAQISQKSSYRLIAKKSLGITDPAEMKGKKVSTWFGSQQFQVLAFMEKNGLDPKKDIELVKQGFTMDQFFNDQVDVATATIYNEYHVVLESGMKESDLDVFNIEDAGVGMLEDTLIAKKDWVDSNRELAVKVTRAILKGWNYAIDQQDETVDIVMSNVTDGSTTREHQVTMLEEIAKLIRPEGFTEQQVGSFVDESFTRTADIALNYGLIKKAANLDEALEKSIYEEAVK
- a CDS encoding ABC transporter permease, with product MSEGRVLQRKRDEGVAIATVTGAATPLSGSQMTTVPGSEIHGQQGQAEKVRSGPGVRGRSVALSMLPWGAGGLFLTLWQLRLFHWIFSLESYQLPVPSAIAVSIQENANMLFRYAMYSGTEMLGGFLLGSLLGALAAAGASFFPTSGRAAVTVLSALNAVPIVALAPIMNNWFGDGIWSRIAVVTVITMAAMAVSLFKGLTSIQPQYSDLLSGLAASRMQFFWKLRLPHALPSLFAGLKINMSTSIIGAIVGEFFIASQGLGYLLSDQIRLANMPLAWSCIVIAAALGIVLYEAVVLAEKRLIPWNRARTDH
- a CDS encoding ABC transporter permease; the protein is MSLRFFKPGYRSWVVIWIMAVLVLWEAAAWMLQLFLSPQQAASRLPYLHDVLVALFRYSGTLAEQGAVTFGNAAIGFAGGTLLGLGLALLMSGAIWLERTLSPYVVSSQMVPVIGLAPIVYGIIHNAEWARIVMAAYVTFFPIIIHTLKGLKSAAPEHLELMRSCGASLTARYIKCLLPSALPGLFSGMKIAAPLAVTSSIVVELMGAPDGLGVLMVSSLYYGHAQVGMFWATIMLSIGIGLISYLAISLAERWLTPWQPEFRAKGGDAT
- a CDS encoding ABC transporter ATP-binding protein, translating into MSSISSATVPEACHIDVDHVSVVFGTGTQQVTALSDVTFQIQSNEFVSLLGPSGCGKSTLLRLVGDLLQPTSGTVRIAGQEPERARLQRQFGIVFQTPALFDWRTVRHNVELPLELLGTRRKECRRISGELLEMVGLTRFADHYPWQLSGGMQQRVSIARALALDPPLLLMDEPFSALDEFTKEKLQLELLEIKRSTGKTFLFVTHSIPEAVFLSDRIIVLSAHPGQVHSIHSVNLPSERHSELRETEAFYHMITTIRNCFYEERDESHVSAVL